The following coding sequences lie in one Arachis ipaensis cultivar K30076 chromosome B03, Araip1.1, whole genome shotgun sequence genomic window:
- the LOC107633409 gene encoding uncharacterized protein LOC107633409, which produces MNDEELQTFCLIEIEKLLQANGKSLRDFASMPPNVDLVSQFSNSMVLRELEYDISVMLEDGSNFPKLNEEQKSIYNRIIHCVTNKEHGLFFIYGFSGTGKTFLYRLLSAKLRSQRRIVINVASSGIASLLLPGSKTAHSMFGIPLELNEDTICRIPKDSPKADLIRLAELIIWDKAPMANKFAFEALDRSFRDIMTSILVSYKDLPFGGKIIVLGVDDIINAIYPDIVRNFDDTDFFQDRAILAPTIEIVEEINDHIVQLLPGAEKEYLSADSICGSDAYYDVDVDWINTEFLNQIKCSRLSNHLLKLKKGVLIILLRNIDPAGSLCNGTRLIVRDLGTNVIGAEIVSGSHDK; this is translated from the exons ATGAATGACGAAGAGTTACAAACATTTTGTCTAATAGAGATAGAGAAATTGCTACAGGCCAATGGAAAATCATTAAGAGATTTTGCTAGTATGCCTCCTAATGTTGATTTGGTCTCACAATTTAGTAATTCTATGGTGTTGCGTGAATTGGAATATGACATTTCTGTGATGCTTGAAGACGGTTCAAATTTTCCAAAGTTGAATGAAGAACAGAAGTCAATCTATAATAGGATTATACATTGTGTTACTAACAAGGAACATGGGTTGTTTTTCATTTATGGGTTTAGTGGGACTGGAAAAACTTTTTTGTATAGACTCTTATCTGCCAAATTGCGTTCTCAAAGAAGAATTGTTATTAATGTTGCTTCAAGTGGAATTGCTTCATTATTGTTACCTGGTAGTAAGACAGCTCATTCTATGTTTGGTATCCCACTTGAATTGAATGAAGATACTATTTGTAGAATTCCGAAAGATAGTCCTAAGGCTGATTTAATTCGGCTTGCTGAGCTGATTATTTGGGATAAAGCTCCAATGGCTAACAAGTTTGCATTTGAAGCTTTAGACAGAAGTTTTCGAGACATAATGACGTCGATTTTGGTGTCTTACAAAGATCTACCTTTTGGAGGAAAAATCATTGTTCTTGGAG TTGATGATATTATAAATGCAATTTATCCTGACATAGTTAGAAACTTTGATGATACTGATTTTTTCCAAGACAGAGCCATATTAGCTCCAACAATAGAGATTGTTGAAGAAATCAATGATCACATTGTTCAATTGCTACCTGGGGCAGAAAAAGAGTATCTAAGTGCTGATTCTATATGTGGTAGTGATGCTTATTATGATGTTGATGTTGACTGGATAAATACTGAgtttttgaatcaaataaaatgtTCAAGGTTATCGAATCActtattgaaattgaagaaaggcGTGCTTATTATTTTGTTGAGAAATATTGATCCAGCTGGTAGCTTATGCAATGGTACTCGCCTTATTGTTAGAGATCTAGGGACAAATGTGATTGGAGCTGAGATTGTCTCAGGGAGTCATGACAAATGA
- the LOC107633408 gene encoding uncharacterized protein LOC107633408: protein MAICKHFGYPDLFLILTCNPNWPEFQRYTNRDQVPIADRPDIACRVFHAKMKCLLNDLKNGMYTIEFQKKGLPHAHILLWLDGRNKLQNIEIVDELICAELPNPMKFPHLVKPTFPCMKDGICSKFYPKQFVYYMSFDEHGYPIYKRRDIGVIVKSHGVDPDNRFVVPYNPLLLMKYQAHINLEFCSKSNVIKYLFKYINKGPNCVTATISHSTETTHSFKVVDEIKQYYDCRYLSPCESMWRIFAYEIHHRCPPVQRLTFHLPNQQHVVFDDHDTIGSILLRNRDLMTMFTAWMMANRTYVEGRTLTYVEFPGKFIYDLQSRQWKPRRRGFSIGRLSFVHPSTGELFYMGMLLNVQRGCTSFRSIRTVNSVLYDTFQEACSAMGFLIDDNEFVLAINEAAELSSGA, encoded by the exons ATGGCTATTTGTAAGCATTTTGGGTATCCAGATCTATTTCTTATCCTTACTTGCAATCCTAACTGGCCTGAGTTTCAAAGATATACTAATCGTGATCAAGTTCCAATTGCTGATCGGCCAGACATTGCTTGCCGAGTCTTCCATGCTAAGATGAAGTGTCTTCTTAATGATCTTAAGAATG gtATGTATACAATTGAGTTTCAAAAAAAAGGTTTGCCACATGCACATATTCTACTTTGGCTTGATGGAAGGAATAAATTGCAGAATATTGAAATTGTTGATGAGTTGATTTGTGCGGAACTTCCTAATCCTATGAAGTTTCCACATTT GGTAAAACCAACTTTTCCATGCATGAAAGATGGAATATGCTCCAAGTTTTATCCGAAGCAGTTTGTTTATTATATGAGTTTTGATGAACATGGTTATCCTATTTACAAGCGTCGAGATATTGGTGTTATAGTTAAAAGTCATGGTGTTGATCCTGATAATAGATTTGTTGTTCCATATAATCCATTATTATTGATGAAGTACCAGGCTCATATCAATTTGGAATTTTGCAGCAAGTCAAATGTTATAAAGTATCTTTTCAAGTACATTAATAAGGGTCCAAATTGTGTAACTGCAACCATTAGTCATTCAACTGAGACAACTCATTCTTTTAAAGTGGTTGATGAGATCAAACAGTATTATGATTGTCGGTATCTTTCACCTTGTGAATCTATGTGGAGAATTTTTGCATATGAAATTCATCATAGATGCCCACCTGTGCAAAGACTCACATTTCATTTACCTAATCAGCAGCATGTTGTGTTTGATGATCATGATACTATTGGCTCTATTTTATTAAGAAATAGAGATTTGATGACAATGTTTACTGCTTGGATGATGGCTAATCGAACATATGTTGAAGGGCGAACACTAACATATGTTGAGTTCCCAGGTAAATTCATTTATGATTTACAATCTCGACAGTGGAAACCAAGAAGAAGGGGATTTTCTATAGGAAGATTGAGTTTTGTTCATCCTTCAACTGGTGAGCTGTTCTATATGGGTATGCTTCTCAATGTGCAAAGAGGATGCACCAGTTTTCGAAGTATAAGGACTGTCAATTCTGTTTTATATGATACATTTCAAGAGGCATGTTCTGCTATGGGTTTTTTAATAGATGATAATGAGTTTGTCTTGGCCATTAATGAAGCAGCTGAGTTATCTTCTGGCGCCTAA
- the LOC107633407 gene encoding uncharacterized protein LOC107633407: protein MFAFTSLGDKVIDSVNDGTGPPQFIISGQNYHRIGSLLPQAGQVPKFAQLYIYDTEHELTHREGIFGQSSDIDRQLIIDLTQMIDQYNPIAQSFRRVREFHENHPSKVCSLKLFSQRERDRRVYNYPSCDEVAALVVGDFDSSDTGRDVIVKSAAGQLQRIYETYALYWPLQYPLLFPYGEDGYQLGIPYRDIQDINVAGRRTRVSMREFICFCLQMREHEDSIIHKSRRLFQ from the exons ATGTTTGCTTTCACTTCTCTTGGTGATAAAGTAATAGACTCAGTGAATGATGGAACTGGCCCACCGCAATTCATCATAAGTGGCCAAAATTATCATAGGATTGGAAGTTTATTACCTCAGGCTGGTCAAGTTCCGAAATTTGCCCAATTATACATATATGACACAGAACATGAGTTAACGCATAGAGAAGGAATATTTGG GCAAAGTTCAGATATAGATAGACAGCTGATAATTGATTTGACCCAAATGATTGATCAATACAATCCTATAGCACAATCATTTAGAAGAGTGAGGGAATTCCATGAGAATCACCCGTCTAAGGTGTGTTCTTTGAAATTGTTTAGTCAAAGAGAACGTGATCGAAGAGTTTATAATTATCCTTCGTGCGATGAAGTTGCTGCTTTGGttgttggtgattttgattctTCTGATACTGGTCGTGATGTCATTGTTAAATCTGCAGCTGGCCAACTTCAAAGAATATATGAGACATATGCTTTATACTGGCCATTGCAATACCCTTTGCTTTTTCCTTACGGGGAAGATGGTTATCAATTGGGTATTCCTTATCGAGATATTCAAGATATAAATGTTGCAGGGAGAAGGACTAGAGTATCCATGCGagaatttatttgtttttgtttgcaAATGAGAGAGCATGAAGATAGCATTATTCATAAGTCTAGAAGATTGTTCCAATAG